In Microbulbifer celer, a single window of DNA contains:
- a CDS encoding amidohydrolase produces the protein MADLILHNGKITTLDPKNPEVSAIAIRNGVVLDTGDDQEIMRLANNKTELIDLDGKRVIPGLNDSHTHLIRGGLNFNMELRWENVPSLSDALQMLKQQADRTPAPQWVRVVGGWSEFQFAERRMPTLDEINKAAPDTPVFILHLYSHALLNRAALKAAGIDRNAPNPPGGVIERDSKGEPTGMLIAKPSAMILYSTLSKGPKLPLQDQINSTRHFMREMNRLGITSVIDAGGGGQNYPDDYEVVQKLHDDDQLTVRIAYNLFAQKAGSELNDYERWVEMTEPGAGDDMLRMNGGGENLTWSAADFENFLEPRPDLAPTMEKELEPIVELLAEREWPFRIHATYDESIDRFLTLFERVNGKTPFKTRFIIDHAETISDRNIERIKALGGGIATQHRMAFQGEYFVDRYGADAAKSTPPIAKMLEMDLPVGAGTDATRVASYDPWTALYWLATGKTIGGLSLYSRENILDRATALRLWTQGSAWFSGEDDVKGSLKPGQYADLAVLSQDYFSVSDEAIRRIVSELTVVGGEIVYAAGPFGKFDPPLPPASPDWSPVNSEPTPGMRQSGMGAKAQTRQQSMRACNDGCASACALHGHHHQIAWNSPIPTQNPRDFWGALGCSCFAI, from the coding sequence ATGGCAGACCTGATTTTACATAACGGCAAAATCACTACCCTGGATCCCAAAAATCCGGAGGTTTCTGCAATCGCCATACGCAATGGGGTGGTGCTGGATACTGGCGATGATCAGGAGATCATGCGCCTGGCGAACAACAAAACCGAGCTTATAGACCTTGACGGCAAGCGGGTTATCCCCGGCCTCAATGACAGCCACACGCACCTGATTCGCGGCGGCCTCAATTTCAACATGGAGTTGCGCTGGGAGAATGTCCCCTCCCTTTCCGATGCCCTGCAAATGCTGAAACAGCAGGCAGACCGCACGCCCGCTCCCCAGTGGGTACGGGTAGTGGGTGGGTGGTCTGAGTTTCAGTTTGCCGAGCGGCGGATGCCAACACTCGATGAAATCAACAAGGCTGCGCCGGACACGCCGGTATTCATTCTCCACCTTTACTCTCATGCGCTGCTGAACCGAGCCGCACTGAAAGCCGCGGGAATCGACCGCAACGCCCCCAACCCACCAGGCGGGGTGATTGAAAGGGATTCCAAAGGTGAACCCACCGGCATGCTGATCGCCAAGCCTTCGGCGATGATCCTGTATTCCACCCTGTCCAAAGGACCGAAACTTCCACTGCAGGACCAGATTAACTCCACACGACATTTCATGCGTGAAATGAACCGACTGGGTATCACATCCGTCATAGACGCCGGAGGTGGCGGCCAGAACTATCCCGACGACTACGAGGTTGTCCAGAAACTGCACGATGACGATCAATTGACCGTACGTATCGCCTATAACCTATTTGCGCAGAAAGCCGGTTCTGAACTCAACGACTACGAACGTTGGGTAGAAATGACTGAGCCCGGTGCTGGCGATGATATGTTGCGTATGAATGGCGGCGGGGAAAACCTGACCTGGTCTGCCGCAGACTTTGAAAACTTTCTCGAGCCCCGCCCCGATCTGGCGCCGACCATGGAAAAAGAGCTCGAGCCCATCGTCGAGTTGCTGGCAGAAAGGGAGTGGCCGTTCCGCATTCACGCCACCTATGATGAATCCATCGACCGCTTCCTCACCCTGTTCGAGCGTGTGAATGGCAAAACGCCGTTCAAGACCCGGTTTATTATCGATCACGCGGAAACCATCAGTGATCGCAATATCGAGCGAATCAAAGCGCTCGGCGGCGGTATCGCCACGCAGCATCGCATGGCGTTCCAGGGCGAATATTTTGTCGATCGCTACGGTGCCGACGCTGCCAAATCGACGCCACCAATCGCAAAAATGTTGGAGATGGACCTTCCGGTAGGTGCGGGTACGGACGCTACGCGCGTGGCATCGTACGATCCATGGACCGCCCTGTATTGGCTCGCCACCGGGAAAACCATTGGCGGTCTCTCACTGTACAGCCGGGAGAACATCCTCGACAGAGCGACCGCACTGCGCCTTTGGACCCAAGGCTCCGCGTGGTTCTCGGGCGAGGATGACGTCAAAGGCAGCCTGAAGCCCGGTCAATATGCCGATCTGGCAGTTCTGTCACAGGATTATTTCAGCGTATCCGACGAAGCAATCAGGCGTATTGTTTCCGAGTTGACGGTGGTTGGTGGCGAAATCGTCTACGCCGCCGGCCCCTTCGGGAAGTTCGACCCGCCCCTGCCGCCGGCCAGCCCGGACTGGAGCCCGGTAAACAGCGAGCCCACACCGGGGATGCGTCAGTCTGGTATGGGAGCAAAGGCACAGACCCGCCAACAAAGCATGCGTGCCTGCAACGATGGATGCGCCAGTGCCTGCGCCCTGCACGGACATCACCATCAGATAGCCTGGAACTCTCCGATTCCCACGCAGAACCCACGGGACTTCTGGGGCGCTCTGGGCTGCTCCTGCTTCGCGATCTGA
- the rne gene encoding ribonuclease E, with product MKRMLINATQPEELRVALVDGQWLYDLDIENRTREQKKANIYKGKITRVEPSLEAAFVDYGAERHGFLPLKEISREYFLKQPKDIEGRIKIKDVVKEGMEVIVQVDKEERGNKGAALTTFISLAGRYLVLMPNNPRAGGISRRIEGDDRSQLRDALSSVEVPSGMGIIVRTAGVGRSGEELQWDLNYLLQLWAAIKKESDEAKAPHFLFQESNVIIRAIRDYMRDDIGEVIVDEEGAYHLAAEFARQVMPGYANKVKSYNDPIPLFNRYQIESQIETAFEREVKLPSGGSIVIDVTEALISIDINSSRATKGGDIEETARNINLEAADEIARQLRLRDMGGLVVIDFIDMQNKSNQREVEKRMEKALNMDRARVQVGRISRFGLLEMSRQRLRPSLGETTFRVCPRCSGQGTIRGTKSLALSILRLVEEEAKKERSAEIRAITPVNVATYLLNEKRKAISDIESRNKTLVVVVPNAELETPHFEVQRLRDDDSATLETSYKIAGTIDEAADKDEEPLRAPAQPAVQQITHTAPAPTPAAKPQVVDKPKRKQSEKKKPAGLFSRLIGAIAALFGGSEEESKSDKKHTKSSGRGKNYQQRNRGQRGGRNRSRNRNRRDDDRKDDNKRERSDKRRGDKQRGDTQAQRGDSQEVSERQENPRSRDGQREGQRRSRRRRNSDRRNEQQPVANETTNVATESDVSTESSDNQQRPARRPSNVRGRPQPRRRGRRNEAAAQNAPDQADQEQAELNREVNEAIDTAERETASSEPKAKAERPQEKQPRKEKREDRPSRKQRAEAKSEASASESGQQRERKAEAPAADKPQVSEAESTKVAGSEPQTAKAPKAEPAKKQPKAEDNQPEAEAPTAPTERGEPKASKTEAAEPAPAEATASESVTSEAASSEKASHESKPEAEQNANVAEAAKAETRGAEPADTQKSQVNDDFMAESPQGSAAVAVHEAKAEEQTEEAAEVTTSTEASNEEASETQVKAAEHKEPRSESAPESNAPVRASNDPRINPKPLVDFKVVTERPEVGELRPLDTAQPAGIEHKPRALSRPANDPRVASNSTSEAEADSEAG from the coding sequence ATGAAGAGAATGCTGATTAACGCAACCCAGCCCGAAGAGCTGCGCGTTGCCCTCGTCGATGGCCAATGGCTGTACGACCTCGATATCGAAAATCGCACCCGCGAACAGAAAAAAGCCAATATCTACAAAGGTAAAATCACCCGCGTAGAGCCCTCCCTGGAAGCTGCCTTTGTCGATTACGGTGCTGAGCGCCACGGCTTCCTGCCGCTGAAAGAAATTTCCCGCGAATACTTCCTCAAGCAACCCAAAGACATCGAAGGTCGCATCAAGATCAAGGATGTTGTCAAAGAAGGGATGGAAGTCATTGTTCAGGTAGATAAAGAAGAGCGCGGCAACAAAGGCGCCGCCCTCACCACCTTTATCAGCCTTGCCGGCCGCTATCTGGTACTGATGCCGAACAATCCTCGCGCTGGCGGCATCTCCCGCCGCATCGAAGGTGACGACCGCAGCCAGCTACGTGACGCACTGTCCAGTGTAGAAGTGCCTTCCGGCATGGGCATTATCGTGCGTACTGCCGGCGTTGGCCGCAGTGGCGAAGAGCTGCAGTGGGACCTCAACTACCTGCTGCAACTCTGGGCTGCGATCAAAAAAGAATCCGACGAAGCCAAAGCGCCCCACTTCCTGTTCCAGGAAAGCAACGTCATCATCCGCGCAATCCGCGACTACATGCGCGATGACATCGGTGAAGTCATTGTCGATGAGGAAGGCGCTTATCATCTGGCCGCGGAGTTTGCCCGCCAGGTAATGCCCGGCTACGCCAACAAGGTAAAGAGCTACAACGACCCCATTCCCCTGTTCAACCGCTATCAGATCGAAAGCCAGATCGAAACCGCGTTTGAGCGCGAAGTGAAGCTCCCCTCCGGTGGCTCTATCGTTATCGACGTGACCGAGGCCCTGATCTCCATTGATATCAACTCCTCCCGCGCCACCAAAGGCGGCGACATCGAGGAGACCGCCCGCAATATCAACCTGGAAGCCGCCGACGAGATCGCGCGCCAGTTGCGCTTGCGGGATATGGGTGGCCTTGTGGTCATCGATTTCATCGACATGCAGAACAAGTCCAACCAGCGCGAAGTTGAAAAGCGCATGGAAAAGGCTCTGAACATGGACCGCGCCCGGGTACAAGTGGGCCGGATTTCCCGTTTCGGTCTGCTGGAGATGTCCCGTCAGCGCCTGCGCCCATCACTGGGGGAAACCACTTTCCGTGTCTGCCCACGCTGTAGCGGCCAGGGCACCATTCGCGGCACCAAGTCCCTCGCCCTCTCCATTCTCCGCCTGGTGGAAGAGGAAGCGAAGAAAGAACGCAGCGCCGAGATCCGGGCGATCACCCCGGTGAATGTAGCGACCTACCTGCTGAACGAAAAACGCAAAGCAATTTCTGACATCGAGTCCCGCAACAAGACCCTTGTAGTCGTGGTTCCCAATGCCGAGCTCGAGACCCCGCACTTCGAAGTGCAGCGCCTGCGTGATGACGATTCCGCCACTCTGGAAACGTCTTACAAGATCGCCGGCACCATCGACGAAGCCGCAGATAAAGACGAAGAGCCACTGCGCGCACCGGCGCAACCGGCGGTGCAGCAGATCACGCACACTGCCCCGGCTCCCACTCCGGCTGCCAAACCCCAAGTGGTTGACAAGCCAAAGCGCAAACAGAGCGAGAAGAAAAAGCCAGCTGGCCTCTTTTCCCGCCTGATTGGCGCTATCGCAGCCCTGTTTGGCGGCAGCGAAGAGGAGTCCAAATCGGACAAGAAACACACGAAGTCCAGCGGACGCGGTAAAAACTACCAGCAACGCAACCGTGGCCAACGCGGCGGACGCAACCGCAGCCGTAACCGCAATCGTCGCGACGACGACCGTAAGGACGACAACAAGCGCGAGCGCAGTGACAAACGTCGCGGCGACAAGCAGCGTGGTGACACTCAAGCTCAGCGCGGAGACTCTCAGGAAGTATCGGAGCGCCAGGAGAATCCGCGTAGCCGCGACGGTCAGAGAGAAGGCCAGCGTCGCAGCCGTCGCCGTCGCAACAGCGATCGTCGCAACGAGCAGCAGCCGGTAGCGAACGAAACCACCAACGTCGCTACAGAAAGCGATGTGTCTACAGAAAGTAGCGACAACCAGCAGCGCCCTGCCCGTCGCCCGAGCAACGTACGCGGCCGCCCGCAGCCCCGTCGCCGCGGCCGCCGCAACGAAGCGGCCGCGCAGAATGCGCCGGATCAAGCCGATCAGGAGCAGGCGGAACTGAACCGTGAAGTAAACGAAGCGATCGACACGGCGGAACGCGAAACCGCTTCCAGCGAGCCAAAGGCCAAAGCCGAACGCCCGCAAGAGAAGCAACCGCGCAAAGAAAAGCGTGAAGATCGCCCGTCTCGCAAGCAGCGCGCAGAGGCAAAGTCTGAAGCTTCAGCCAGTGAATCCGGTCAGCAGCGTGAGCGTAAAGCGGAAGCGCCTGCAGCCGACAAACCACAGGTAAGCGAAGCGGAAAGCACCAAAGTGGCAGGCAGCGAGCCGCAGACGGCGAAAGCCCCCAAAGCAGAGCCTGCCAAGAAACAGCCCAAGGCAGAGGATAACCAGCCAGAAGCCGAAGCACCGACCGCCCCCACTGAGCGTGGCGAGCCGAAAGCCTCAAAAACTGAAGCGGCTGAACCTGCACCAGCAGAGGCTACAGCCTCTGAGTCAGTCACCTCTGAAGCCGCCTCTTCTGAGAAAGCTTCCCATGAGAGCAAACCTGAAGCTGAGCAAAATGCCAACGTAGCGGAGGCGGCGAAAGCGGAAACCCGCGGAGCGGAACCTGCCGATACCCAGAAATCCCAGGTAAATGACGATTTCATGGCAGAGAGCCCACAGGGTTCTGCAGCGGTTGCAGTGCACGAGGCCAAGGCTGAAGAGCAGACCGAAGAAGCCGCGGAGGTCACGACCAGTACTGAAGCGTCCAATGAGGAAGCCTCTGAAACCCAGGTGAAAGCTGCTGAGCACAAAGAACCTCGCTCCGAAAGTGCTCCGGAATCCAACGCACCTGTCCGCGCCAGTAACGACCCGCGAATCAACCCGAAACCATTGGTGGATTTCAAAGTCGTTACTGAACGCCCGGAAGTTGGTGAACTTCGCCCTCTGGACACTGCGCAACCGGCTGGGATCGAACACAAGCCACGCGCCCTCTCGCGCCCGGCCAACGATCCTCGCGTAGCGAGCAACTCCACCAGCGAAGCGGAAGCAGACTCCGAAGCAGGTTGA
- a CDS encoding MFS transporter: protein MSAEATTKSGSAWAPFRHGAFAVLWTATVISNIGTWMHDVASGWLMTSLSPSPLMVALVQAATSAPVFLFALVAGALADLASRRKLLTTVMVLLFLNTLALAALVLTERVTPWILLLFTFISGTGAAFVAPAWQAIVPQLVPRSDLQSAIALNGVGINISRAIGPALAGAIIAAIGIAWPYLINAVSFLVVVAALAWWRPPQAPPSDLPAERFFSAMRAGLRYVKASRSMQSTLVRAVAFFLFVSAFWALLPLVARQELNGGPQLYGIILGAVGVGAVGGALFLPWLTRKFDADQLVAMGTLGTALVLVVLALIKRTDTAIIASLLAGACWITVLSRLNVSAQLALPDWVRARGLSIFITIFFGAMTLGSILWGQLATKIGIPNTQLIAAAGAVIAGLLSWRFKLLQGEGLNHSSSAYWPQPLVADEIAMDRGPVMVTIEYEIDPASAADFLAAICDLKASRQRHGAYAWGVFEDVAKPGRMLEYFIEESWVAHMRHHQRTSVLDREIQQRVIAFQRSGVEPRVTHLLAPEPDRPHPAEPPGIDDSLL, encoded by the coding sequence ATGTCGGCTGAAGCAACGACGAAAAGCGGGTCCGCCTGGGCCCCCTTTCGCCACGGCGCGTTTGCGGTTTTGTGGACGGCCACGGTGATATCCAACATCGGCACCTGGATGCACGATGTCGCATCCGGCTGGCTGATGACATCCCTTTCGCCCTCACCACTGATGGTCGCATTAGTACAGGCCGCCACCAGCGCCCCCGTTTTCCTGTTTGCACTCGTCGCAGGTGCCCTCGCCGACCTTGCCAGCCGGCGTAAACTGCTGACAACCGTCATGGTTTTGTTGTTCCTGAATACCCTGGCACTGGCAGCCCTTGTACTTACGGAAAGAGTCACGCCCTGGATACTACTCCTGTTCACGTTTATATCCGGCACCGGAGCAGCCTTTGTAGCCCCAGCCTGGCAGGCGATCGTACCGCAATTGGTCCCCCGGTCAGATCTCCAGTCCGCCATCGCGCTGAATGGCGTGGGTATCAATATCAGCCGCGCTATCGGCCCTGCACTTGCGGGGGCCATCATTGCCGCTATCGGTATCGCCTGGCCATACCTGATCAATGCGGTGAGTTTCCTGGTAGTCGTCGCGGCACTAGCCTGGTGGCGTCCACCACAAGCCCCACCCAGTGATCTACCCGCGGAAAGGTTTTTCAGTGCGATGCGCGCAGGACTGCGCTATGTCAAGGCCAGCCGCTCCATGCAGTCGACCCTGGTGCGCGCCGTGGCGTTCTTCCTGTTTGTCAGTGCCTTCTGGGCGCTGCTGCCGCTCGTTGCGCGGCAAGAACTAAACGGTGGTCCGCAGCTATATGGAATCATCCTTGGTGCGGTTGGTGTCGGGGCGGTTGGCGGTGCTTTGTTCCTCCCCTGGCTGACCAGAAAGTTTGATGCCGATCAACTGGTCGCCATGGGTACCCTGGGCACCGCACTGGTATTAGTAGTGTTGGCACTGATCAAACGGACAGACACCGCCATTATCGCGAGTCTTCTCGCTGGAGCCTGCTGGATCACTGTACTCTCGCGGCTGAACGTATCCGCACAACTCGCATTGCCCGACTGGGTTCGCGCCAGAGGGCTTTCCATATTCATCACGATATTCTTCGGTGCGATGACGCTGGGCAGTATCTTGTGGGGCCAACTCGCAACAAAAATCGGAATTCCGAATACCCAGTTGATTGCGGCCGCCGGCGCCGTCATTGCAGGGCTGCTTAGTTGGCGGTTCAAATTATTGCAGGGGGAAGGGCTGAATCACTCCTCAAGTGCCTATTGGCCCCAGCCATTGGTTGCGGACGAAATAGCCATGGACCGGGGACCGGTTATGGTAACTATCGAGTACGAGATTGACCCGGCCAGCGCAGCAGACTTTCTTGCCGCCATCTGTGACCTGAAAGCATCCCGGCAGCGTCATGGTGCCTACGCCTGGGGAGTATTTGAAGACGTCGCAAAGCCAGGCAGAATGCTTGAATATTTCATCGAGGAATCCTGGGTCGCGCATATGCGTCACCACCAGCGGACTTCAGTGCTGGACAGAGAAATTCAACAGCGCGTCATTGCTTTCCAGCGCTCCGGGGTTGAACCTCGGGTTACCCACCTGCTCGCACCTGAACCCGACCGCCCCCACCCGGCCGAGCCCCCGGGTATCGATGATTCCCTCCTCTGA
- the rpmF gene encoding 50S ribosomal protein L32: MAVQKSKKTRSRRGMRRSHDALSGPTLSVDATTGEKHHRHHVTKDGFYRGRKVVEVGGSSSEEE, encoded by the coding sequence ATGGCTGTTCAGAAGAGCAAGAAAACCCGTTCCCGTCGCGGCATGCGTCGTTCTCACGATGCCCTGAGTGGACCGACTCTGTCCGTAGACGCGACTACTGGTGAGAAGCATCATCGCCACCACGTGACCAAAGACGGTTTTTACCGTGGCCGCAAGGTTGTTGAAGTTGGCGGCTCTTCTTCTGAAGAAGAGTAA
- the rluC gene encoding 23S rRNA pseudouridine(955/2504/2580) synthase RluC produces the protein MMRPMRSTPPGRQRDKRPDTVHSDPAPASGQSGVSNGVQFLTVPQELEGQRIDNYLQARLKGVPRSRVYRILRKGEVRVNKGRVKAEYRLKAGDVVRVPPIRTSEQPQQAVAGEQLRRVLEQSILFDEGGLLVVNKPSGLAVHGGSGVRLGLIEALRQMYPESPFLELVHRLDRDTSGAIMVARKRSVLLHIQKALRSSGGVGKSYLALAIGKWPRGRKLVEAPLRKNTLKSGERIVVVDGDGKPSQTRFQVEERLPGATLVSAEPITGRTHQIRVHAQFVGCPLAGDSKYAPDEVNSEFRAVGLKRLFLHSQNVRCTLPDGRKVDVAAPLPPELESVLERMRSQV, from the coding sequence ATCATGCGCCCCATGCGAAGTACACCTCCCGGTCGCCAGCGCGACAAACGTCCCGATACCGTCCATTCCGACCCGGCTCCAGCCTCTGGCCAGAGCGGCGTGTCCAATGGCGTGCAATTTCTTACGGTCCCGCAGGAGCTTGAAGGGCAGCGAATCGACAATTACCTCCAGGCGCGCCTTAAGGGGGTGCCCCGTTCCCGGGTCTATCGCATCCTGCGCAAAGGCGAAGTGCGGGTGAATAAAGGAAGGGTGAAGGCGGAGTATCGCCTGAAGGCAGGAGATGTCGTCAGGGTCCCGCCAATCCGCACTTCCGAGCAGCCGCAACAGGCCGTGGCTGGTGAGCAGCTGCGCAGAGTGCTGGAGCAATCCATACTGTTTGATGAGGGTGGGCTTCTGGTGGTGAACAAGCCTTCGGGCCTGGCGGTGCACGGTGGTAGCGGCGTGCGCCTGGGATTAATCGAGGCGTTGCGGCAGATGTATCCGGAAAGCCCGTTCCTGGAATTGGTGCACCGCTTGGATCGTGACACTAGTGGCGCCATCATGGTCGCTCGCAAGCGTTCGGTGTTGCTGCATATACAGAAGGCCCTGCGCAGCAGCGGTGGGGTAGGAAAGTCCTACCTGGCGCTGGCAATCGGCAAGTGGCCTCGCGGCCGGAAGCTGGTAGAGGCGCCGTTGCGCAAGAATACCCTGAAGAGCGGTGAGCGGATCGTTGTGGTCGACGGTGACGGCAAGCCCTCCCAGACCCGCTTTCAGGTAGAAGAGCGCCTGCCGGGTGCCACATTGGTGAGCGCAGAGCCGATTACCGGGCGCACCCATCAGATTCGTGTGCATGCGCAGTTTGTCGGCTGCCCGCTGGCCGGGGATTCGAAGTACGCCCCCGATGAGGTGAATAGCGAGTTTCGCGCGGTGGGCCTGAAACGTCTGTTTCTGCACTCGCAGAATGTCCGCTGCACCCTGCCAGATGGACGCAAGGTGGACGTTGCTGCGCCGTTGCCACCGGAGCTGGAATCCGTGCTTGAGCGGATGAGAAGCCAGGTTTAG
- a CDS encoding Maf family protein, producing MSKQFIGRIISHLKAGFWTRLQPAAQKAISTGAHTMRRIILASSSPYRRQLLERLRLPFESASPHINEERLAGEAPEQLAARLAAEKAQALQPSHDDALIIGSDQVAECDGRILGKPGTTENAYKQLRLCAGKQVNFHTGVSLLDTRRGTHQTTCEIFSVHFRNLTDAEIERYVALDNPLDCAGSFKAEGLGIALFEKMEGSDPSSLIGLPLIQLISMLRKAGVSPLTR from the coding sequence TTGTCAAAACAATTCATTGGTCGCATTATCAGCCACCTCAAAGCCGGGTTCTGGACCAGGCTCCAGCCGGCCGCACAAAAAGCAATATCCACTGGGGCCCACACCATGCGCCGCATCATTTTAGCGTCCAGCTCACCCTATCGCCGCCAACTGCTGGAAAGGCTGAGACTGCCTTTCGAATCGGCCTCTCCTCATATAAATGAAGAAAGACTTGCAGGTGAAGCGCCGGAGCAGCTTGCCGCGCGCCTGGCAGCAGAGAAGGCGCAGGCGCTGCAGCCATCCCATGACGACGCACTGATTATCGGTTCCGACCAAGTGGCCGAGTGCGACGGCAGGATACTGGGCAAGCCCGGCACCACGGAAAACGCCTATAAACAACTGCGCTTGTGCGCGGGAAAGCAGGTAAACTTCCACACCGGCGTCAGCTTGCTCGACACCAGAAGAGGCACCCACCAAACCACTTGCGAGATCTTCTCTGTACACTTCCGAAACCTGACTGACGCAGAGATCGAGCGCTATGTCGCGCTGGACAACCCTCTGGATTGCGCCGGTTCGTTTAAAGCGGAAGGTCTGGGGATTGCATTATTCGAAAAAATGGAAGGTTCAGACCCCAGCAGCCTGATTGGGCTTCCATTAATTCAATTAATCTCCATGCTTCGAAAGGCGGGAGTCAGCCCACTGACCCGGTAA
- the ycaC gene encoding isochorismate family cysteine hydrolase YcaC, with protein MSKPYTKLDKDNAAVLMVDHQAGLMSLVRDIDPDKFKNNVLAMADLAEYFKLPTILTTSFEDGPNGPLVPELKEKFPDAPFIARPGQINAWDNEDFVKAVKDTGKKQLLIAGIVTEVCVAFPALSALEEGYEVFVVADASGTFNPITRDAAWNRMADAGAQMMTWFGVACELHRDWRNDVEGLGNLFSNHIPDYRNLMTSYAQASGK; from the coding sequence ATGAGTAAACCCTATACAAAGCTCGATAAGGACAACGCAGCCGTCTTGATGGTGGATCACCAGGCCGGACTTATGTCTCTGGTACGTGATATCGACCCGGACAAATTCAAGAACAACGTGTTGGCTATGGCGGACCTCGCGGAGTATTTCAAACTGCCCACCATTCTGACGACCAGTTTTGAAGACGGCCCCAATGGCCCGCTGGTCCCCGAGCTCAAGGAGAAGTTTCCGGACGCGCCGTTTATCGCGCGCCCCGGCCAAATAAATGCCTGGGACAACGAAGACTTTGTCAAAGCCGTCAAAGACACGGGCAAGAAGCAACTACTGATCGCCGGTATTGTGACGGAAGTCTGTGTCGCTTTCCCCGCGTTGTCTGCGCTTGAAGAAGGTTACGAAGTCTTTGTTGTGGCCGATGCTTCCGGCACCTTTAATCCGATCACCCGGGATGCGGCCTGGAACCGCATGGCGGACGCAGGCGCGCAAATGATGACGTGGTTTGGGGTTGCATGCGAACTCCACCGTGATTGGCGCAATGATGTCGAAGGGCTGGGCAACCTCTTCAGCAATCATATTCCCGACTATCGAAACCTCATGACCAGCTATGCACAAGCATCTGGAAAATAG
- a CDS encoding HAD-IA family hydrolase → MLVILDWDGTVCNSEARIVFCMQRASERVGLPVLDPSAIGNIIGLGLPEAISSLFPEACSEQRAQLRECYAEEWLAVRGEPLPLFDGVLATLDKLLGNGHQLAVATGKSRRGLSREFEEHGIGHLFVTSRCADETASKPHPMMLQEILAETGRPVDGAVMVGDTEYDLKMAAAVGMSSIGVSYGVHSRDRLSACNPKAIIDHFGELLGWPPLVA, encoded by the coding sequence ATGCTGGTGATTCTCGACTGGGACGGTACCGTCTGCAATTCTGAAGCGCGCATTGTGTTCTGTATGCAGCGAGCTTCCGAGCGGGTAGGGCTGCCGGTGCTGGACCCGTCCGCAATCGGTAACATTATCGGCCTTGGCTTGCCGGAGGCCATTTCTTCGCTGTTCCCGGAGGCCTGTAGTGAGCAGCGTGCTCAGTTGCGGGAATGTTACGCTGAGGAGTGGCTTGCAGTACGTGGAGAGCCGCTGCCTCTGTTTGATGGTGTGCTGGCCACGCTGGACAAGCTGCTGGGGAATGGGCATCAGCTTGCTGTGGCCACGGGTAAAAGCCGCCGCGGGCTGAGTCGAGAGTTTGAGGAGCACGGCATAGGCCATCTTTTTGTGACCAGCCGCTGCGCAGATGAAACCGCCTCCAAGCCTCACCCGATGATGCTGCAGGAAATTCTTGCGGAGACCGGCCGCCCTGTGGATGGGGCGGTAATGGTTGGCGATACCGAGTACGATCTGAAGATGGCAGCTGCCGTCGGCATGTCGTCAATTGGTGTTAGCTATGGTGTGCACAGTCGTGATCGCCTGAGCGCCTGCAACCCCAAAGCGATTATTGATCATTTCGGTGAGCTGCTGGGTTGGCCGCCTCTGGTTGCCTGA
- a CDS encoding YceD family protein translates to MSIPPQKTALPRRIDARKLVQREQQLDGVVPSEALPRLGESVESVSGDVVVELTFSRDLQRNQMASGHLTLDVNMLCQRCLQPVAQHVEGELAWGFVWSEEQGKALPKSLDPVIQEGDELDLYQVLEDEILLNLPMVAFHDGECVPQEHFHSEAPGKAADEQQENPFKVLEQLKGSSSGSK, encoded by the coding sequence ATGTCGATACCCCCTCAGAAAACCGCGCTTCCGCGCCGCATTGATGCCAGAAAACTGGTGCAGCGTGAGCAGCAACTCGATGGTGTTGTGCCCTCCGAGGCGCTGCCCCGTTTGGGTGAGTCGGTGGAATCTGTCAGCGGCGACGTGGTCGTTGAGTTGACATTTTCGCGGGATCTCCAGCGCAACCAGATGGCCTCCGGGCATTTGACGCTGGATGTGAATATGCTGTGTCAGCGCTGTCTGCAGCCGGTGGCCCAGCATGTCGAAGGAGAGCTCGCCTGGGGATTTGTCTGGTCGGAAGAGCAGGGTAAGGCGTTACCCAAATCTTTGGACCCGGTGATACAGGAAGGTGACGAGCTGGACCTGTATCAGGTGTTGGAAGATGAGATTTTGCTCAATCTGCCGATGGTGGCGTTTCATGACGGAGAGTGCGTCCCGCAAGAGCACTTCCACAGTGAGGCCCCCGGGAAGGCGGCCGATGAGCAGCAGGAAAACCCCTTTAAAGTACTGGAACAGTTGAAGGGTTCGTCAAGCGGTTCAAAGTGA